CCCGCAAGGCCTGCACGACGGCGGCAACTGCGGGGCGGCGCATGGAGTCGGGGCGGAGGACCATCCAGTAGGGCAGGAGCTCCGCGAAGTCCGCTGGCAGGAGCCGCACCAAATCACTGTGCCGATCGGCCATGAAACACGGCAGGAATCCCACGCCCGCCCCGGCACGGGTAGCCTCAACATGCACGAACACATTGGTTGAACTCAGGCCGTCGCGCATGGCTGGGACCAGCCTGCGGGGAGCATCCAGGTCATCCACTTGCAGCATGGAGTCCACAAAGTACACCAGTTGGTGCTGCGTGAGCTCCTCGATGCTGGACGGCGTTCCGTTGTCTTTCAAATAGGCGCGGGACGCGTACATCCCCAGCCGGTACTCGCCCAGCCGGATTGCCTCGGCCCGGTGCACCTGCGGCGTCCCCACCACCACCTCGATGTCCAGGCCCGATCGCTGTTGCAACGCCCGCCGTGTCACAGTGACGATCTCGACGCTGAGTCCCGGATGCTCCATTCTCAAACGGGCCACGGCAGGTGCCGCGATATAGGCGCTGAAGCCATCAGTTGCGGTCATGCGTACGACGCCGGTAATGGGGTCGGGTGCGCGGTCGCTCGGTCCCAGCGCGCCCACCGCCGCTTCGATCCGTTCCGCGACCAGCACCGCTTCCGCTCCCAGCTCCGTTACCTCCCAACCACCAGCCGCGCGCGCGAGGACCCGGCCCCCCAGCGCTTTCTCCAGCGCCGCTATCCTGCGCGAAACGGTGGTGTGGTTGAGTCCCAAGGCTTGGGCCGCCGTCGTAAATTTTCCTGAACGTGAGACGGTAAGCAAGATGAGGAGGTCGTCGGGGTTCGGATTCATATCTGCAATTTTGCACATACTCAGTGCCACTTTGGTCATTGAGTGCGGAAGAATCTGCAGCAATACTCAGTGGAGCATTTCGTGTTGTGGATCACATCACGTTCAAGAGGGTCAAAGAGGACACTGAGGAGATGGATATGAGCGTAGAGCAGCGCTCCGCATCAAGAGCAGGGAAAGGCGCCGGCGAAGGTTCCGGACTCAAGAAGATCGTCGCCGCATCGATGGTGGGCACGGTGGTGGAGTGGTACGAGTTCTTCCTGTACGCCACTGCCGCCACGCTGGTTTTCGGCAAGTACTTCTTCCCGAGCACGGGCAACGAACTGGACGGCATCATCCAGGCCTTCATCACGTACGCCGTTGGTTTCGTGGCCCGTCCGCTGGGTGGCATCGTCTTCGGCCAGATCGGCGACAAGCTGGGACGCAAACCTACCCTGCAGCTGACCATCGTGATTGTGGGCGTCTCGACATTCCTGATGGGCTGCCTCCCCGGCTTCATGGAAATCGGCTACTGGGCACCGGCCATGCTGGTTGCTCTTCGCTTCATCCAAGGCTTCGCGCTCGGTGGCGAATGGGGCGGTGCTGTCCTGCTGGTGGCTGAGCACAGCCCCAACAAGTCCCGCGGTTTCTGGTCATCCTGGCCGCAGGCAGCCGTGCCGGTGGGTAACCTCCTGGCCACGCTGGTCCTATTCGTCATGTCCACCACACTGAGCAGCGAAGCCTTCCTCGGCTGGGGCTGGCGCGTAGCGTTCTGGCTTTCTGCAGTGATCGTGTTCGTTGGCTACTACATCCGCACCCACGTCACCGAAGCCCCGATCTTCCTCGAAGCCAAGGCACAGGTGGAGGAGTCCAAGGCCATCAGCTACGGTGTTGGCGAGGTCATCCGCAAGTACCCCAAGGGCATCTTGCAGGCCATGGGCCTCCGCTTCGCCGAGAACATCATGTACTACCTCGTGGTGAGCTTCGCGATTGTCTACCTCAAGAGCGTCCACAAGTACGACACTTCCTCGCTCCTTCTGGCGCTCCTGATCGCCCATGTGATCCACTTCCTGGTCATCCCGCAGGTGGGACGCCTGGTGGATTCGTGGGGACGCAAGCCCGTCTACCTGGTGGGCGCAATCACCGGCGCAACCTGGCCGTTCTTCGCATTCCCCATGTTCGACACCAAGAACGCCGTAGTGATTGTGCTCGCCGTGACCATCGGCCTGTGCCTCCACGCTTTCATGTACGCGGGGCAGCCGGCCATCATGTCCGAGCTCTTCCCCACCCGCATGCGCTACTCCGGTGTCTCGCTCGGCTCGCAGGTCACGTCCATCTTCGCCGGCTCACTCGCCCCACTGCTGGCGACCCAGTGGCTCAAGGACACCGGCTCATGGGTTCCCACAGCGATCTACCTTGTAGTCGCCTGCGCCATCACCGTCGTCGCCGTTGTTTCACTCAAGGAAACCAAGGGCATCGCGCTGCAAGAGGTGGACGAGGCGGACGCAATCCGGCATGGACTGACTACGTCTTCAGCAGCGAAGGGCTAATTTGATGGACAACTCCTTGAACGGACGCAAAGCACTGGTGACCGGCGGCGCCAGCGGAATCGGGGCCGCCTGCGCCCGGGCGCTCGCCGCCCGCGGAGCGAAAGTAGTAGTGGCCGACGTCGATGCCTCCGGAGCTGCGGCGCTCGCCGATGAGCTGGGCGGCACAGCCTGGACGGTGGACCTGTTGGACGTGGACGCGCTGGCCGCCCTGAGCCTCGACTGCGACATCCTGGTCAACAACGCAGGGATCCAGAAAGTTGCGCCGATAGAGGAGTTCGAACCCGCCGAGTTCCGGCGGATCCTGGCCCTGATGCTGGAGGCCCCGTTCCTCCTCATCAGGGCCGCCCTCCCGCACATGTACGCCAACGGGTTCGGCCGGATCATCAACATCTCGTCGGTCCACGGGCTCCGCGCCTCGGCCTACAAGAGCGCGTACGTGTCCGCCAAGCACGGCCTCGAGGGACTCAGCAAGGTCACTGCCTTGGAGGGCGGCGAGCGCGGGGTCACGTCCAACTGCATCAACCCCGGGTACGTTCGGACCCCCTTGGTGGAACGCCAGATTGCCGATCAAGCCCGGCTCCACGGCATCCCCGAGGCCGAGGTTTTGGCCAAGGTGATGCTGACGGAGTCCGCGGTGAAGCGGTTGGTGGAGGTGGAGGAAGTTGCGTCGTTGGCAGCGTGGATAGCCTCCGACGACGCCGGCATGGTTACCGGTGCGAGCTACACCATGGATGGTGGATGGTCGGCTCGGTAGCCCTGCCGCGCCCACCCTTTCGCCGAGATGGCATTAACTGCCATCTCGGCGCGGGTGCGCTTCAAACGTTTGCTGCGACGCGGGCGTTTGTGGGGTTTTCCACATAGACAACTACAGGTCTGATGTTCGGCCGGGGTCCCTGGAAGAGTAGCTTTATGGGCGGAATTCGGGGATCGCAGGAGGCAGCAGTGGCTTCGCCACTGGCTTTACCAGCCCGTGTCCTGCCTTCTGCACCTCCCGGGGCGGTGGCGTCTGGAGTGGCAGTTAGCGGACGGGGCATCCGGGAGTTCATCCTTGAGCTGGGGTCACGTCAGATCACCGCCGATAGCTCGGCGCTGATTGATGAATTGCGCGATCTTGAGGACCTGAAGTCTGCCATTTCAGCCCGGCAAGCCCGGGTTGCAGTGGCGTTTGATCTGGCGCAGAGGGCCGAGCAGGCCCAGGCCGGGGTTCCCGCGGCAGAGCGTGGCATGGGCGTTGCTGCGCAGGTGGCGTTGGCGCGGCGGGAATCACCGAATAAAGGATCCAGACTCTTTGGCTTTGCCAAAGCGCTTGTCACGGAGATGCCGCGAACCATGGCAGCGCTGGAGTCGGGCCAGTTGAACGAGTGGCGGGCCACGCTGCTCGTGAAGGAAACAGCCTGCCTGTCCGTTGAGGACCGGGCAGCGGTGGACGAGGAACTCGCCCCGGACGCCGGGACCTTCGATGGGACCGGAGACAAGGCCATCATCGCCGCCGCAAAAGCCGCCGCATATCGTCGTGACCCGCGGTCTGTGGCACAGCGAGCCAGCCGTGCAGCTACGGAACGTACGGTCAGCCTCCGTCCTGCGCCGGACACCATGACGTACCTCACCGCACTGCTCCCGGTCGCCCAAGGTGTGGCCGTCTATGCAGCGCTGACCCGGACAGCGGACTCCGTCCGTTCCAGCGGGGACGCGCGGACCCGCGGCCAAGTCATGGCTGACACCCTGACCGAACGCGTTACGGGCACGTCGAGTGGTGTCGCGGGCATCAACCTCAACCTCGTCATGACCGATCGCACGCTCTTTCAAGGGGACCCCGAGCCCGCGCGGCTCGAAGGCTACGGAATCGTACCCGCTGAATGGGCAAGGGCGCTTCTGGTTGAGGAACAATCCGGGTATGAGGATCAGCTTCATTGGAACCTGGAGTCCGCGGACCGCAGCGAATTAAGAGTGCTGCTCCGCCGCCTCTACACAGCTCCCCGCAGCGGCGAGCTCCTGACGATGGACTCAAAAGCACGGTTCTTCCCCCAAAAGTTGAGACGCTTCATCCACATCCGGGACAACACATGCCGTACCCCGTATTGTGACGCGCCCATCCGGCACATCGACCACGTTATTCCCTGGCATTCAGAAGGCAGCACCCACCTCAACAATGGGGCCGGGCTTTGCGGAGCCTGCAACCACACCAAGGAGAATCCGGGCTGGACCGCAAAGAGCATGCCCGGTGACGTGCACACGATCCGTGTCAGCACTCCCACCGGGCATAGCTACAAATCCAAAGCGCCACCGCTGCCGGGGCACAAGTCCACGCGCCTCAGAAACTAGACGCGGCCAGCAAACGACAGCCCGGCCAGCAATCTAGGGTGCCTTCACAATGGGCATTTGCGCGGTCTCGTCCACCAGCTCTGCCCTGAGCAATCCGCCACCGCGGACCCACAGCTTGTAGGCCACGAACAGCAGCACCAGCCAGGTTCCGCCAACGTACAAGGCAACACGCGTGTCCTCGAAGACGCCCAGGATCACGATCACCATGGCCATGAACGCCATGGTGAGAATGGACGCAACAGGCCACAGAGGCGAACCGAATTCCGACGCCGGCAGGCCCTTGCGCTTGATCTCCCGCTTCATGGCGACGTGCGAAGCGAGGATCATCACCCAAACCCACACGGTGGCGAAGGTAGCGATCGAGGCAATGAGCACGAACACGTCCTCCGGAATGACAGCGTTCAATACGACGCCCACCAGCAGGATCCCGCCCATCATCACCACGGTCATCCACGGAACACCATGCCGGGAGATCTTGCTGAAGCTCTTGGGCGCGTGTCCCTGCTGGGCCAGTCCGAACAGGATGCGGCCAGCACCGAAGATGTCGCTGTTGATCGCCGAGAGCGCGGCGGTAATGACCACGGCGTTGAGGATATGCGGGGCGGCCGGGATGCCCAAACCATCGAAGATCTGCACGAACGGACTGCCGCTGCTGCCGATTTCATTCCACGGGAAGATGCTCATCAGCACGCCCAAAGTCAGTACGTAGAACAACAAAACGCGGACGGGCACAGTATTAACTGCTTGCGGGATGACCTTCTTGGGGTTCGTGGCCTCGCCCGCCGTGATACCGATCGTCTCGATCCCGCCAAAGGCAAACATCACGACGGCGAACGCGGCCAGGAGCCCCTCGAAACCATTGGGGAACAAACCGCCGTGATTCACGAGGTTCCCGAGTCCCGGTGCCACGCCACCGCCGTCGCCCGTTTGGAAGCCGAACACGACGATCGCTGCACCGCCGACGATCATGGCGATAATCGCCACCACCTTGATCAGCGAGAACCAGAACTCGAGCTCGCCGAACACCTTCACGCTGAGCAGGTTCATGGCGCCCAGAAACAGGATGATCGCGAGCACCCAGATCCATCTGTCCACCTGTGGGAACCAAAAGCCCATATAGATACTGAAGGCTGTGACATCGGCGATGGCCACGATCGCCATCTCGAACACATAAGTCCAACCGGTCACAAAGCCCGCGAACGGTCCCAGATACTTGGACGCGTACTGGCCGAAGGAGCCCGACACGGGGTGTCGGACAGCCATTTCGCCCAGTGCTCGCATCACCATGAACACGGCCGCGCCGCCGATGATGTAGGCCAGCAGGACGGCGGGGCCGGCTTTCTGGATGGCGGAGGCGGAGCCGTAGAAAAGGCCGGTGCCGATCGCAGATCCGAGCGCCATGAAGCGAATGTGACGGACGTTGAGGCCTCGGCTGAGCGCCGTACCCGCGGCCTGGAGGACAGAGCTCTCCACAGCCAGCTTGGTTTGTTGCATAGTAAAACCTTCTCGTCTTTGGGAGGGGATCGCTATCCAGCAGATCACTTTTGGGCGCCTTGTGATGGGACTCACGGGGCTTTGGTGTCTTTGATCGCAGACAGTCCAGTGGCGTCGATTTTCACCGTGGTAAAAGTCATAGTCTCCGGTCGGATATGATGACCGCGGACAGCTCGTCACCGGTCAGGCATCCCTCGCATCCGCGTCGCCCCCATTGAACTCCGCGCTGCCATCGCATCCGTTACTTGGGGGACTCTTGAACTCTGCATTCCGCACTGCCCGGCGCCGTGTTACTGCTGCCCTTGTTGCCGTTGTAGCTGGGGCTTCTTTGCTCCTCGCTACTCCCGCTCAGGCCTACGAAATTCCAGCTTTTGAAGTTCCGCACGCCGCTCAGGCTCCTGTCCCGTTCGTGGAGCGGGCGACTGATACTGCCGGCGTCGTTGAGCTGTGGAAGACAGGTGGCCCCGCAACCCGTGCCGCCGCTGCTGCGGCTCTTGTGGGCGGGCCGGAGGCGCTGCAGACATTTCTCGACGGCGGACAGGACGTTACGCTGGCCGCGGACCGCAAGCAGCTGGTCACCGAGCTGACGACGCGGGGAAGCGAGAACGTCAGGGAGAGCGCGGTCCGGGTACTGGCCACGAATGACCCCGCTGTGATTGATAGCTTCCTGTCGAGCGGTTGGGCCAAGTCCTGGGAACTTGATTTGCGGATCGCTACGAGCTGGTTCCTCAACTACGAAGGTCCCGTCCGCATGGCTGCTTCCAAGAGCTTGGATCAAGGCGCTGAGGCTATCGAGGGATTCGTTCTCGAGGGCTGGCGTAAGACTGCTCAGGGCCAGGACCGGGAGGCTGTCACACACCTGACAAATTCGCCCATCGCCGGTGTCACTCTCGGAGCCCAAGCGGCTCTGGACACCTATGATCCGGAGGTCCTCGCTACTTTCCTTCGTTACGGCCAGTTTGTTGCTGCCGATCGCGATTCAGAGACGGCAACAGTGACCGGGCTGCTCCAACAAATCAAGTCAGACATCGCAGCCAATCCCAACGGCACCGTAGCGGTCGCTGATCGCGCGAAGGCCGCCGTGGAGAAGGCCAAAAACACAGCATCAGCTGCGAGGGAAGCAGACACGGCCCGATTGATGGCCGACTGGAAATTCCAGACCACACAGGCCGTTCCGCGTGCCATCATCGACGGTGCAAGCATGACCGCTAAGAAGCCGTTTCAAGAAGCTTTTGGAAAAGCAGCCAAAGAGCTTCCCGGGCTTCTCACAACCCTGACGGCGCCCGGTGCCGACCTCGACGCGCTGATCAATGATGCCCGCCAGGCCACCTTGGATCTCGCATTGGTGGGTACGCCTGAGGTTCGGAAAGCCGCGGAGGCTGCGTTGTTAGGTGGCGACGCCGCTATCAAGACTTTCGTTGTCAATGGCCACGACGCTGCACTCTTGCTGGACGAGGCCGCACTGGTTGCCGACCGCCAGCGTGCTTTCCAATACCAAGCCACGGGTGGCAAGTACGTACAGAAGGCTGCCACCGAGGCCGTGAAGTCTGCCAGCCACGCAGACGTCCGTTACTTCCTGGAGTACGGATTTGCTGGTCCGCAGGACCTCGACAACCGCATCCTCGCTTACCAGAAACTGGACGCCGCAGATCTGGAACTGCGGGTAGCCGCCGATGTTGCCTTGGACGGCAGCCGGGCAGATGCGCACGCATTCGCTACGGTTGGTCAGTTTGCAGCCCTTGATCGGGACATGGCCACAAGGGCCCACGTTGCCTCGATCGACGCCATGATCGCCGAGCTTGCCGGCCTGGCAGATACAGCAGCTGTCGATGCCGGCAAGGCCTCCGACGCTGCCAAAGCCGCCGAAGCCGCCCGCCAGGCTGAAGCCGCACGTCAGGCCGAAGCTGCCGCAGAAGCCGCCCGCCAGGCTGAAGCTGCACGCCAAACTGCCGCGGCCAATGCTGGTGTACAGGCCGGGCAGGCTGCAGCCGGCCAGGTTGACGTCTCCCAGCACTCGGGAACCGGAGTAGCCCCGATCGTGGTTCCTTGGCCGCGTGACTACGCTCCCGCCGTCGAGCTTGCCGAAACCGGTACGCCGGCCGAAGCCGTAGAAACCCCCGCAGCCACAGCGTCGGCCGCGCCCAGTATTTCAGTGCCGCCGGCCGCGTCAGCTGCCAAGGATGGCGCCTCGGTTGATTCACAGTCGCAAGAGGCCGCCAGTCCGCTGGCTGCCTCATCCAACGGGATGAGCGGCTGGACCATCGGGCTGATCGTGGCTCTGGTCCTGGCCGCGGCGGGAGCCATTACGTTCCTGCTCAGGCGTAAGGGTGTAGCCCCGACCAAGGGCTAGGGGTCGCAAGCGGGTCCGGTATCCGAGACAGGATCAGTGGTTTCGCATTGTCGGATGCCCTGTCAAGGGTGCACGCTTGAGTACGGGATACCGGACAGCTATGCCCGGTATCCCGTCAGCAGCCCAAGCAGCGAGGAACCATGACAACGACGCCCACCGCACCAGGCAAAGCCACGTCCAAAGTCCCGGCCGCCGAAAATACGCTGCGCATCTTGAAACTGTTGGCTTCGCGCCGCGGTCCCATGGCGGCGTCGAACATTGCAACGGCGCTCGGCCTGCCGCGATCCAGCGTGTACCACTTGCTCGGCGTGATGGAGGCGAATGGCTTCGTCCTGCACCTGCACGAGGAGCAGCGCTACGGACTGGGCATCAGCGCGTTCGAGCTCAGCTCGGCCTACTCGCGGCAGGAACCCTTGTCCCGGCTGGGGCGTCCCATGCTCGCTTCCCTGGTGGACGTGATTGGTGAGAGCGCGCACTTGGCGGTGCTTCACGGCCGTGACGTGCTCTACATTGTGGAGGAACGAGCAAAGAACCGCCCGAGTCTGGTGACCGACGTCGGGGTCCGCCTTCCCAGCCACCTCACGGCGTCGGGCCGCGCGATCCTGGCAGCCCTGCCCAAATCGCAGGTTCGCGCGTTGTATCCAAACGCCGCCGCCTTCACGTCCCGGCACGAGGTGGAGTTCCCCATCATGAAGTACTCCGCGTTATCGTCCCATCTGGACCAGGTGCGGCAACGTGGCTACGCCACCGAGAACGGCGAAATCACGCCGGGATTCGGATCCATCGCCGCCGCTGTGACAGACCACGTGGGATGGCCGACGGCGGCAGTCGCCGTCACGTTCTTGGAGGACAAAGTGCCGGCTGAGCAATGGCCGGTGCTGGCAGCCCGCATCCGGAAAGCCGCTGACGAATTATCGGTGCGAATCCACGGGCGGCCCGGGCAGTAGCGCGCAAACTTCTGTCAGCCCCGTCTCGGCGCGTCGCGCTCGACGAGTTTACGGAAGGTTTCCAGCTCACCTCGGAAGCTGCCCCGGTAGGATCCCAGGGCGAAAAGCCTGCCAAAAATCCCGGCGATGAATCCCCGGGTGACGAACTCCTGGTGGATGCGCGTGCCCTCGCCCTCGGCAGTAAACCTCACGTCGGACTCGCCCTTCAGAATCGCATTGCCGAACCGTGTGCGGATGTGCCGGGGTCTCTCAACTTCAAGGATCTCGGTGGGGCTTGCCATGCGTCCAAACCACAGGGTGTAGCGGCTGCCGGGAACATCGATCGAACCAACGAGGTCGCTCACGCGGGTGACTCCGCCGATCCACTCGGGGTACCGGTCAAGGTCCGTCCAGGTCGCGAAAACGTGCTCGGGTGATGCTGCGACAAGGGTGGAAATGCGGAACGTTGCCATGGGTCCAGCATGCGCTCATTGTCGCGTAAATGCGAGGGGTTGAGCATGTCTGTAATCCCGGACAGCACCACTCCAAATGCCGTTCCTGCCGCTCGCTAAAGGGGCTTTAGTAGAAGCAGAAGATCTTTCCACCACACAGTTCCTACAGACGAAGGAGTCACCATGGCACCCGCCGATTTCACTTCTGGTGCCCGTCCGGTTAAGGCCGCGCGGGGCACTGAGCTTACTGCCAAGTCGTGGCAGACCGAGGCGCCGTTGCGCATGTTGATGAACAACTTGGATCCGGAGGTTGCCGAGCGCCCGGACGACCTGGTCGTTTACGGCGGTACGGGTCGCGCTGCGCGTTCCTGGGCTGCGTTTGATGCGATTACCCGGACGTTGGAGACCATGGAGAAGGACGAAACCCTCCTGGTGCAGTCGGGTAAGCCGGTGGGTGTGTTCCGCACGAATGAGTGGGCTCCGCGGGTGTTGTTGGCGAACTCGAACCTGGTGGGGGATTGGGCGACGTGGCCTGAGTTCCGCCGGCTCGAGGCCGAGGGTTTGATGATGTATGGGCAGATGACGGCGGGGTCCTGGATCTATATCGGTACCCAGGGCATTCTGCAGGGCACGTATGAGACCTTTGCTGCGGTGGGGAACAAGCTGGCCGCGGAGGGACGCCACCCGGCACCCGCGCCGGCTGGTTCCACGGAGGGCCCGTTGGCCGGGACCTTGACGTTGACCGGTGGGTGTGGTGGCATGGGCGGCGCGCAGCCGTTGGCCGTGACGTTGAACGACGGTGCGTGCTTGATTGTTGATGTTGATGAGTCCCGTTTGCGTCGGCGTGTGGGGAAGCGGTACTTGGACGAGGTCGAAACCGATCTGGATGCCGCGATCGCGAAGGTTCAGGCCGCGAAGGATGAGCGTCGTGGCTGGTCTGTCGGGTACGTGGGTAACGCCGCTGAGGTGTTCCCCGAGTTGCTGGCCCGGCACCAGGCCGGGGAGGTTACGTTTGATGTGGTCACGGACCAGACCTCCGCGCACGATCCGTTGTCGTATTTGCCGGAGGGCATCACGGTGGCTGAGTGGCATTCCGAGGCCGAAGCGGATCCGGAAGGGTTCACGAAGAAGGCCCAGGCGTCCATGGCCCGGCAGGTCCAGGCGATGGTGGAGTTCCAGGACGCCGGGGCCGAGGTTTTTGATTACGGTAACTCGATCCGGGATGAGGCCCGCAAGGGCGGGTATGACCGGGCGTTTGAGTTCCCCGGTTTTGTGCCGGCCTATATTCGTCCGTTGTTCTGCGAGGGCTTGGGTCCGTTCCGTTGGGTCGCGCTTTCCGGGGACCCGGAAGACATTGCTGTGACGGACAAGGCGATCAAGGAGTTGTTCCCGGAGAACACGCACCTGCACAAGTGGTTGGATGCTGCGGCCGAGCGGGTGGAGTTCGAAGGCCTGCCGGCACGTATTTGCTGGCTCGGGTACGGCGAGCGCCATAAGGCCGGGCTGTTGTTTAACCAGCTCGTCGCTGAGGGCAAGGTCAAGGCTCCGATCGTGATCGGCCGTGACCACCTGGATTCGGGTTCGGTGGCGTCCCCGTACCGGGAGACCGAGTCGATGAAGGACGGCTCTGATGCGGTTGCTGACTGGCCGCTGCTGAACGCGCTGACCGCTGCATCTTCGGGTGCTACCTGGGTGTCCATCCACCACGGTGGTGGTGTTGGTATTGGCCGGTCCATCCACACTGGCCAGGTTTCCGTCGCTGACGGCACTGAACTGGCAGCCCAGAAACTGGAACGGCTGTTGACCAATGACCCCGGCATGGGCGTCATCCGCCACGCCGACGCCGGCTACGACCGCGCCCTCGAAGTCGCCAACGAACGAGGCGTCCGCATCCCCATGAACGAGAAGTAAGAACATGACCATCACATCGAACGAACAACTCACCGTGACCCTCGGCTCCAGCGGCGTTACCCCGGAGGACGTCGTCGCCGTCGCCCGCCACGACGCCAGGGTGACCATTTCCCAGGAAGCCCTGGACAACGTCGCCAAGGTCCGCGCCCACATTGACGATCTCGCCACCAGCGATGTCCCTGCGTACGGGATTTCCACGGGCTTCGGCGCGCTGGCCAACCGCCACATCCCTAACGATCTCCGCACCCAGTTGCAGAAGTCCCTGATCCGTAGCCATGCCGCCGGCATGGGCCCGGCTGTTGAACGCGAAGTGGTCCGAGGCATCATGTTCCTCCGCGCCAAGACCTTGGCGTCCGGCCGCACGGGCGTCCGCCCCGTGGTCCTGCAGACCATGGTGGATGTCCTCAACGCCGGCATCACCCCGCTGGTCCGCGAGTTCGGTTCGCTGGGCTGCTCCGGCGACCTCGCGCCGCTGTCCCACTGCGCCTTGGTCCTCATGGGCGAAGGCGAAGCAACCGGCCCCGACGGCGAACTGTACGGAACCGCTGGAAAGCCGGCAGTTGCTGAGCTGCTCGCCCAGCACGGCATCGAGCCTGTCACGCTGGCGGAGAAGGAGGGCCTGGCCCTCGTCAACGGCACCGAGGGCATGCTCGGCATGCTGCTGATGGCCATCGCGGACATCCGCTTGTTGCTTGCGACGGCGGACGTCACCGCCGCGCTCAGCGTCGAGGCGCTGCTCGGCACCGACCAGGTGTTCCTGCCGGAGCTCCACGCAGCCCTGCGTCCGCACCCGGGGCAGGCCGCCAGCGCTGACAACATGCTCCGCGTTCTGTCCAACTCGCCGATCGTTGCGTCCCACCGGATCAACGACACCAAGGTTCAGGACGCCTACTCGCTGCGTTGCGCCCCGCAGGTCGCCGGCGCCGTCCGCGACACCGTGGACCACGCCGCGCTGGTTGCATCCCGTGAACTCGCCGCAGCGATCGACAACCCGGTGGTCCTCCCGGACGGCCGCGTCACGTCCAACGGCAACTTCCATGGCGCTCCCGTAGCCTATGTGCTGGACTTCCTGGCCATCGCCGTCGCGGACCTCAGCTCCATTGCCGAGCGCCGCACGGACCGCATGCTGGATCCCGCCCGTTCGCACGGACTCCCGGCCTTCCTCGCTGGAGACCCGGGTGTGGACTCAGGCCTGATGATCGCCCAGTACACGCAGGCCGGCCTGGTTTCGGACAACAAGCGCCTCGCCGTTCCGGCGTCTGTGGACTCCATCCCGAGCTCCGCGATGCAGGAAGATCACGTGTCCATGGGCTGGCACGCTGCCCGTAAGCTGCGCAAGGCCGTGGAGAACCTTCGCCGGGTGCTCGCCGTCGAGCTTGTCACCAGCGCCCGCGCCATTGACATGCGTACGCAGATGTCCGACGGCGAACTCACCCCGGGTCCTGCCGGTACGGCAGTTCTTGAGGTGCTTCGCGAAGTTGTTCAGGGCCCGGGCGCGGACAGGTTCCTGTCGCCGGAACTGGAAGCGGCTGACCGTCTGGTCGGCTCCGGTGCGGTCCGCGCGGCAGCCGAATCCGCCGTCGGGATTTTGGCCTGACGTCGAATAAAACGCTCATTTGATGGGCATATTTGTCACGCCCCGGTCT
This genomic interval from Paenarthrobacter aurescens TC1 contains the following:
- the hutU gene encoding urocanate hydratase (identified by match to protein family HMM PF01175; match to protein family HMM TIGR01228) — its product is MAPADFTSGARPVKAARGTELTAKSWQTEAPLRMLMNNLDPEVAERPDDLVVYGGTGRAARSWAAFDAITRTLETMEKDETLLVQSGKPVGVFRTNEWAPRVLLANSNLVGDWATWPEFRRLEAEGLMMYGQMTAGSWIYIGTQGILQGTYETFAAVGNKLAAEGRHPAPAPAGSTEGPLAGTLTLTGGCGGMGGAQPLAVTLNDGACLIVDVDESRLRRRVGKRYLDEVETDLDAAIAKVQAAKDERRGWSVGYVGNAAEVFPELLARHQAGEVTFDVVTDQTSAHDPLSYLPEGITVAEWHSEAEADPEGFTKKAQASMARQVQAMVEFQDAGAEVFDYGNSIRDEARKGGYDRAFEFPGFVPAYIRPLFCEGLGPFRWVALSGDPEDIAVTDKAIKELFPENTHLHKWLDAAAERVEFEGLPARICWLGYGERHKAGLLFNQLVAEGKVKAPIVIGRDHLDSGSVASPYRETESMKDGSDAVADWPLLNALTAASSGATWVSIHHGGGVGIGRSIHTGQVSVADGTELAAQKLERLLTNDPGMGVIRHADAGYDRALEVANERGVRIPMNEK
- a CDS encoding putative short repeats of unknown function family (identified by match to protein family HMM PF03752); translated protein: MNSAFRTARRRVTAALVAVVAGASLLLATPAQAYEIPAFEVPHAAQAPVPFVERATDTAGVVELWKTGGPATRAAAAAALVGGPEALQTFLDGGQDVTLAADRKQLVTELTTRGSENVRESAVRVLATNDPAVIDSFLSSGWAKSWELDLRIATSWFLNYEGPVRMAASKSLDQGAEAIEGFVLEGWRKTAQGQDREAVTHLTNSPIAGVTLGAQAALDTYDPEVLATFLRYGQFVAADRDSETATVTGLLQQIKSDIAANPNGTVAVADRAKAAVEKAKNTASAAREADTARLMADWKFQTTQAVPRAIIDGASMTAKKPFQEAFGKAAKELPGLLTTLTAPGADLDALINDARQATLDLALVGTPEVRKAAEAALLGGDAAIKTFVVNGHDAALLLDEAALVADRQRAFQYQATGGKYVQKAATEAVKSASHADVRYFLEYGFAGPQDLDNRILAYQKLDAADLELRVAADVALDGSRADAHAFATVGQFAALDRDMATRAHVASIDAMIAELAGLADTAAVDAGKASDAAKAAEAARQAEAARQAEAAAEAARQAEAARQTAAANAGVQAGQAAAGQVDVSQHSGTGVAPIVVPWPRDYAPAVELAETGTPAEAVETPAATASAAPSISVPPAASAAKDGASVDSQSQEAASPLAASSNGMSGWTIGLIVALVLAAAGAITFLLRRKGVAPTKG
- a CDS encoding hypothetical protein (identified by Glimmer2; putative), translating into MATFRISTLVAASPEHVFATWTDLDRYPEWIGGVTRVSDLVGSIDVPGSRYTLWFGRMASPTEILEVERPRHIRTRFGNAILKGESDVRFTAEGEGTRIHQEFVTRGFIAGIFGRLFALGSYRGSFRGELETFRKLVERDAPRRG
- a CDS encoding putative transcriptional regulator, IclR family (identified by match to protein family HMM PF01022; match to protein family HMM PF01614); amino-acid sequence: MTTTPTAPGKATSKVPAAENTLRILKLLASRRGPMAASNIATALGLPRSSVYHLLGVMEANGFVLHLHEEQRYGLGISAFELSSAYSRQEPLSRLGRPMLASLVDVIGESAHLAVLHGRDVLYIVEERAKNRPSLVTDVGVRLPSHLTASGRAILAALPKSQVRALYPNAAAFTSRHEVEFPIMKYSALSSHLDQVRQRGYATENGEITPGFGSIAAAVTDHVGWPTAAVAVTFLEDKVPAEQWPVLAARIRKAADELSVRIHGRPGQ